In the genome of Pigmentiphaga litoralis, one region contains:
- the flhB gene encoding flagellar biosynthesis protein FlhB — translation MSDSNESDNEKPLAPSQRRLDQARENGQVVRSRDLSGALSTFACVCAVAIAGGHISEQAMGWMKTSFVTAASMASSTRDDAVLVNAVYELIGAGLLVTAPIMVAGMLAGVVGSVALGGFLLSGKALTPDFSRLSPLKGLGRIFSMAGLGELGKSILKVVVLGGIAGALVWQGVQEWLVLMLPSQPEALFTLGNLLSSHSLAMAGALFIIAAADVPLQWWKHHKQLRMTLEEAKQENKESEGDPQVKGKIRQLQRERARARMMQAVPTADVVVTNPTHYAVALKYDDRRMGAPRVVAKGSDDVAARIREIAAQHRVLRVESPQLARALHKYAEIEQEVPTALYRAVAQVLAYVYQVRDHVRGPMPELQPVEVPDGWDPMDGHEPVDLRGRR, via the coding sequence CAGACAGCAACGAAAGCGACAACGAAAAACCCCTAGCCCCGTCCCAACGGCGGCTGGATCAGGCACGTGAGAACGGCCAGGTCGTTCGTTCGCGCGATCTGTCTGGCGCGCTGTCCACGTTCGCGTGTGTGTGCGCAGTGGCCATCGCGGGCGGCCACATCTCCGAGCAGGCGATGGGCTGGATGAAAACCTCATTCGTCACCGCCGCCAGCATGGCGTCCAGCACGCGTGATGACGCTGTCCTCGTCAACGCTGTCTACGAATTGATTGGCGCGGGCCTGCTGGTGACGGCCCCCATCATGGTCGCGGGCATGCTCGCCGGCGTCGTCGGTTCGGTGGCGCTGGGCGGCTTTCTGCTGTCAGGCAAGGCGCTGACCCCCGACTTTTCCCGTCTGTCGCCCCTCAAGGGACTTGGCCGCATTTTCTCGATGGCCGGCCTGGGCGAGCTTGGCAAGTCCATCCTCAAGGTCGTCGTGCTCGGCGGTATCGCTGGCGCGCTGGTGTGGCAGGGCGTGCAGGAATGGCTTGTCCTCATGCTGCCATCGCAGCCCGAAGCGCTGTTCACGCTTGGCAATCTGCTGTCCAGCCATTCGCTGGCAATGGCCGGCGCGCTGTTCATCATTGCAGCCGCCGACGTGCCCTTGCAGTGGTGGAAGCATCACAAGCAGCTGCGCATGACGCTGGAAGAGGCCAAGCAGGAAAACAAGGAATCGGAAGGCGATCCCCAGGTCAAGGGCAAGATCCGGCAGTTGCAGCGCGAGCGTGCCCGCGCGCGCATGATGCAGGCCGTGCCGACTGCCGACGTGGTGGTGACCAACCCGACCCACTACGCCGTCGCACTCAAGTACGACGACCGCCGCATGGGCGCCCCGCGCGTCGTTGCCAAGGGTTCCGACGATGTGGCCGCAAGGATCCGCGAGATTGCGGCCCAGCACCGGGTGCTCCGTGTCGAAAGTCCGCAACTGGCGCGGGCCCTGCACAAATACGCCGAGATCGAGCAGGAAGTTCCGACCGCCCTGTATCGCGCCGTGGCGCAGGTGCTGGCCTACGTCTATCAGGTGCGCGACCACGTCCGTGGCCCGATGCCCGAACTGCAGCCCGTTGAAGTGCCCGATGGCTGGGACCCGATGGATGGTCATGAGCCGGTTGACCTGCGGGGCCGTCGATGA
- the flhA gene encoding flagellar biosynthesis protein FlhA, translating to MNARSIKVGGLVFSTSQLREMGMPAFILLVLGMMLLPLPPWMLDLLFTFNIAISLLVLLVSTYTKRPLDFAVFPTVILVTTLLRLSLNVASTRIVLLHGHSGPDAAGKVIEAFATFLVGGNFAVGVVVFLVLVIINFVVVTKGAGRIAEVSARFTLDAMPGKQMAIDADLNAGLINEATARQRRSDVSREADFYGAMDGASKFVRGDAIAGIMILFVNIIGGLLIGVTQHDLSFAEAGRNYVLLSIGDGLVAQVPALLVSIAAGLIVSRVGEGEDIGTEVGRQLLGTPQALALSAGIIGMLGLIPGMPNFAFLLLAACMGALAWKLARTRADAKAAAIAPVVPNEPAEAQEASWDDVSHVDTVGFEVGYRLIPLVDKTGDGDLLKRIKALRKKFAQDVGFLPAAVHIRDNLELRPGGYRITLKGVTIGEGEVQTNCSLAINPGRVTREVQGTPTRDPAFGLPALWIDATTREQAQAAGYTVVDVSTVVATHLSHLLHAHAAELLGRGELQALVDHFTRANPKILEDLVPKLMSMASLQRVLQSLLDEGVHIRDFRSIVETLSEHAVRTQDPAELTGAVRVALGRAITQGIFGSTGDAEVLALDPELERILQNTSVRPGELGAIEPMLAERLLHEASAAVDKMDALGKPAALLVPDRLRLGLARLFRRTVPRLKILAHSEIPESRLIRVAMTLGGR from the coding sequence ATGAACGCGCGTTCGATCAAGGTAGGCGGCCTGGTCTTCAGCACCTCGCAACTGCGCGAGATGGGCATGCCGGCATTCATCCTGCTCGTGCTCGGGATGATGCTGCTCCCGCTCCCACCGTGGATGCTGGACCTGCTGTTCACCTTCAACATTGCCATTTCGCTGCTCGTGCTGCTGGTGTCGACGTACACCAAGCGCCCGCTGGACTTCGCCGTTTTCCCTACCGTCATTCTGGTGACGACACTGCTGCGCCTGTCGCTCAACGTGGCATCGACGCGTATTGTCCTGCTGCACGGGCACAGCGGCCCGGACGCAGCCGGCAAGGTCATCGAGGCGTTCGCCACCTTCCTGGTCGGCGGCAATTTTGCGGTGGGCGTGGTTGTTTTCCTGGTGCTGGTGATCATCAACTTCGTGGTGGTGACCAAGGGCGCCGGCCGGATCGCGGAAGTGTCGGCGCGATTCACCCTGGATGCCATGCCGGGCAAGCAGATGGCCATCGATGCCGACCTGAACGCCGGGCTGATCAACGAAGCCACGGCGCGCCAGCGCCGTTCCGACGTGTCCCGCGAAGCCGACTTTTACGGCGCCATGGACGGTGCTTCGAAATTCGTGCGCGGCGATGCCATCGCCGGCATCATGATCCTGTTCGTCAACATCATCGGCGGCCTGCTGATCGGCGTGACGCAACATGACCTGAGCTTTGCCGAAGCCGGCCGCAACTACGTGCTGCTGTCCATCGGTGACGGCCTGGTCGCCCAGGTTCCGGCGCTGCTGGTATCGATCGCCGCCGGCCTGATCGTGTCTCGTGTCGGTGAAGGCGAAGACATTGGTACCGAGGTAGGCCGGCAGTTGCTGGGCACGCCGCAGGCCCTCGCGTTGTCCGCTGGCATCATCGGCATGCTGGGGCTGATTCCCGGCATGCCCAACTTTGCGTTCCTGTTGCTCGCCGCCTGCATGGGCGCCCTGGCGTGGAAGCTGGCGCGCACACGGGCTGACGCCAAGGCCGCCGCCATAGCCCCCGTCGTGCCGAACGAGCCCGCCGAAGCCCAGGAAGCCAGTTGGGATGACGTCAGTCACGTGGATACCGTGGGCTTTGAAGTGGGGTATCGCCTGATTCCCCTGGTCGACAAGACAGGCGACGGCGACCTGCTCAAGCGCATCAAGGCCCTGCGCAAGAAGTTTGCGCAAGACGTCGGCTTCCTGCCCGCGGCGGTCCATATTCGCGACAACCTGGAATTGCGTCCGGGTGGCTACCGCATCACGCTTAAGGGCGTGACGATCGGGGAAGGCGAGGTGCAGACCAACTGCTCGCTGGCCATCAATCCGGGCCGTGTCACACGGGAAGTGCAGGGCACGCCAACCCGCGATCCGGCATTTGGTCTGCCTGCCTTGTGGATCGATGCCACGACCCGCGAACAGGCGCAGGCGGCCGGCTATACGGTGGTTGACGTCAGCACCGTGGTGGCCACGCACCTCTCGCACTTGCTGCATGCCCACGCGGCGGAACTGCTGGGCCGCGGCGAACTGCAGGCGCTGGTCGATCATTTCACGCGCGCCAACCCCAAGATTCTGGAAGACCTTGTTCCAAAGCTGATGTCGATGGCCAGCCTGCAGCGGGTGTTGCAGTCCCTGCTCGACGAGGGCGTCCATATCCGCGACTTCCGCAGCATTGTCGAGACCCTGTCCGAACACGCGGTCCGCACGCAGGACCCGGCCGAACTGACTGGCGCCGTGCGGGTCGCCCTGGGCCGGGCCATCACGCAGGGCATCTTCGGTTCGACGGGCGATGCCGAAGTGCTGGCGCTGGACCCCGAACTCGAACGCATCCTGCAGAACACCAGTGTCCGTCCGGGCGAGCTTGGCGCGATCGAACCCATGCTGGCCGAGCGCCTGCTGCACGAAGCGTCGGCTGCCGTCGACAAGATGGACGCGCTGGGCAAGCCCGCCGCGCTGCTGGTTCCCGACCGCCTTCGCCTGGGCCTTGCCCGACTGTTTCGCCGTACCGTGCCCCGCCTGAAGATTCTGGCGCATTCCGAAATTCCGGAGTCGCGTCTGATTCGCGTGGCCATGACGCTGGGTGGGCGCTAG
- the flhF gene encoding flagellar biosynthesis protein FlhF produces MTFRKFVAASTRDCLRLMREALGPDAMIVSTRRTAGGVEVIGTRGEPMPEAPAPAPAQMQTRAPQYEPSPLAASNLWDAMEDEPVRLSPAARVLAEHDRPEGYPPEPGDLPLARWPQLPERQIPHVVRSARNEYASHAQPAPAVEEPRGVPAHRPVPPSATVPSESERKMRESMGLPRAADIHTADASARAQASATTRLDDGDRAALASEVSEPIMSEMRSMRGWLEHQMDALAWRDSTQRDPSRRILWRKMVDGGFTPELARTVVTHLPEGMNEDRADDWLATVLTRNLATVDPIDTMVERGGRFAIVGPTGVGKTTTTAKIAAHCVVKYGAAALGLITTDQHRIGAVDQLHTFGQILGVEVYAARGASDLEAILAGMGDRRLVLVDTAGMSQRDDSMSDHLRALNVSGVKRILVMPGGTHAEQAEDIVQAYSAGGLAGLIMSKLDEAVRVGGVLDAAIRHRVQLQFVTNGQRVPDDLHVPNAPVLVHRALRPRHSPVFALNANELDWACMPSAAGASLHAASV; encoded by the coding sequence ATGACATTCCGTAAATTCGTTGCTGCCTCGACCCGCGACTGCCTGCGCCTGATGCGCGAAGCGCTGGGTCCCGATGCGATGATCGTGTCCACGCGCCGCACGGCCGGCGGGGTGGAGGTGATCGGTACGCGAGGCGAGCCGATGCCGGAAGCACCTGCGCCGGCTCCGGCCCAGATGCAGACGCGCGCGCCGCAGTACGAGCCCTCGCCGCTGGCCGCTTCGAACCTGTGGGACGCGATGGAAGACGAGCCCGTGCGCCTGTCGCCCGCAGCGCGCGTGCTGGCCGAACATGACCGGCCGGAAGGCTATCCGCCCGAGCCGGGCGACCTGCCGCTGGCACGCTGGCCCCAGTTGCCCGAGCGCCAGATCCCGCATGTCGTTCGTTCGGCACGCAACGAATACGCCAGCCACGCCCAACCGGCGCCAGCTGTCGAAGAGCCCCGCGGCGTGCCCGCACACCGTCCGGTCCCGCCTTCGGCGACGGTGCCGTCGGAATCCGAACGCAAGATGCGTGAAAGCATGGGCCTGCCCCGCGCGGCAGACATTCACACCGCCGACGCCAGTGCGCGCGCGCAGGCCTCGGCCACCACGCGCCTGGATGACGGGGACCGTGCCGCGCTGGCTTCCGAAGTCTCGGAACCGATCATGAGCGAAATGCGGTCGATGCGCGGCTGGCTCGAGCATCAGATGGACGCCCTGGCCTGGCGCGATTCGACCCAACGCGATCCGTCACGCCGCATCTTGTGGCGCAAGATGGTCGATGGCGGTTTCACGCCGGAACTGGCGCGTACGGTGGTGACCCACCTGCCTGAAGGCATGAACGAAGACCGCGCCGATGATTGGCTGGCGACGGTGCTGACGCGCAACCTGGCTACGGTCGACCCGATTGACACGATGGTCGAGCGCGGCGGCCGCTTTGCCATCGTCGGCCCGACCGGCGTGGGCAAGACCACCACCACGGCCAAGATCGCGGCTCATTGCGTCGTCAAGTACGGCGCGGCGGCGCTTGGCCTGATCACGACCGACCAGCACCGCATCGGCGCGGTCGACCAACTGCACACCTTCGGCCAGATTCTTGGTGTGGAAGTCTATGCGGCACGGGGCGCCTCTGATCTGGAAGCGATCCTGGCAGGCATGGGTGACCGTCGTCTCGTGCTGGTCGACACTGCCGGCATGAGCCAGCGTGACGACAGCATGAGCGATCACCTGCGCGCGCTGAATGTCTCCGGCGTGAAGCGGATCCTGGTTATGCCCGGCGGCACCCATGCCGAGCAGGCCGAAGACATCGTCCAGGCGTACAGTGCGGGCGGACTGGCTGGGCTGATCATGTCCAAGCTGGACGAAGCGGTTCGTGTGGGCGGCGTGCTCGACGCGGCCATCCGTCATCGCGTGCAGCTGCAATTCGTGACCAACGGGCAGCGCGTTCCCGATGACCTGCACGTGCCCAATGCACCGGTGCTGGTGCATCGCGCTTTGCGCCCGCGTCATTCGCCGGTGTTCGCACTGAATGCCAATGAGCTCGACTGGGCATGCATGCCTTCGGCGGCCGGTGCAAGCCTGCACGCGGCGAGCGTTTGA
- a CDS encoding RNA polymerase sigma factor FliA → MYTREGVLDRQDNIEQYIPMVRRMAHHLVARLPASVQIEDLMQAGMMGLLDALGRFEEGLGAQFETYATQRIKGSMLDELRRGDWLPRSVRQTQRKIEGAMQRAEHKLGRGASDAEMAAEMEVPLGQYQEMLADARGAQLFYYEDMDSGEDSDNYLDRHVVDRTADPHQRLSDRRFREAIVTGIERLPEREKLVMGLYYEQEMNFKEIAVVLGVTESRICQLHSQAVARLRTKLKDWGK, encoded by the coding sequence ATGTATACCCGTGAAGGCGTGCTCGATCGGCAGGACAATATCGAGCAATACATTCCGATGGTCCGCCGCATGGCCCATCACCTGGTTGCGCGCTTGCCTGCCAGCGTACAGATCGAAGACTTGATGCAGGCCGGCATGATGGGGCTGCTGGATGCCCTGGGCCGGTTCGAAGAAGGCCTGGGCGCCCAGTTCGAAACCTATGCCACCCAGCGGATCAAGGGGTCAATGCTCGACGAGTTGCGCCGTGGCGATTGGCTGCCCCGCAGCGTGCGCCAGACGCAGCGCAAGATTGAAGGCGCCATGCAGCGAGCCGAGCACAAGCTGGGCCGGGGTGCGTCCGATGCCGAAATGGCTGCCGAGATGGAAGTGCCGCTGGGGCAGTATCAGGAAATGCTGGCCGACGCGCGTGGCGCGCAGTTGTTCTATTACGAAGACATGGACAGTGGCGAAGACAGTGACAACTATCTGGACCGCCATGTCGTCGACCGGACGGCAGATCCGCATCAACGCCTGTCTGATCGCCGGTTCCGCGAAGCTATCGTCACGGGCATCGAGCGTCTGCCCGAACGTGAAAAGCTGGTCATGGGCCTGTATTACGAACAGGAAATGAACTTCAAGGAAATCGCGGTGGTGCTTGGCGTGACCGAGTCGCGTATCTGTCAGCTGCACTCCCAGGCGGTCGCGCGGTTGCGCACCAAGCTCAAGGATTGGGGCAAGTAG
- the flgM gene encoding flagellar biosynthesis anti-sigma factor FlgM, with protein MPGRSYMVKITQKGSPPVNLTRNEPTEARTQAASSPSTAASESVHLSKLSSRLAGTSAGEAPVNLEHVERIKTAIRNGEFHVNAEAVADKMLEIERDTLGR; from the coding sequence ATGCCTGGACGGAGTTACATGGTGAAAATCACACAAAAGGGTTCGCCGCCAGTCAACCTGACCCGCAACGAACCAACGGAAGCCCGGACGCAAGCCGCGTCCTCGCCATCCACAGCCGCAAGCGAATCCGTGCATCTTTCGAAGCTGTCGAGCCGCCTTGCCGGCACCAGCGCCGGAGAAGCCCCGGTCAATCTGGAACATGTTGAACGCATCAAGACGGCGATCAGGAACGGCGAGTTCCACGTGAACGCCGAAGCGGTTGCCGACAAGATGCTGGAAATCGAACGAGACACGTTGGGACGTTAA
- the flgA gene encoding flagellar basal body P-ring formation chaperone FlgA: protein MTRTLFFLVALALAWTTGVNAAPAQGGAAAQAEQMLRERVEAQAQALGARIEIALGSVLDDRLSRAPCQPDVFLPPGTRVWGKTYIGLRCATPNWQVRVPVDVALIVSVPMFVRPMAPGSVVQPGDWTYSDVNMAAWPRGVVTDDKALAGSRIVRQARAGEPIPPDALQSGARMASGDPVQVVLIGPGFTIKAAGKLLQQATPGQSTRVQLESGRTVAGTMRDGREIEVNL from the coding sequence ATGACACGCACCCTCTTCTTTCTTGTGGCCCTCGCCCTGGCGTGGACCACAGGGGTGAACGCCGCGCCCGCGCAAGGCGGTGCCGCCGCGCAGGCCGAGCAGATGCTGCGCGAGCGGGTCGAAGCACAGGCTCAGGCCCTGGGTGCACGGATCGAAATCGCGCTGGGATCCGTACTGGACGACCGGTTGTCCCGTGCTCCGTGCCAACCTGACGTTTTTCTGCCACCGGGAACGCGCGTGTGGGGAAAAACGTACATCGGACTGCGCTGCGCCACGCCCAACTGGCAGGTCAGGGTGCCCGTGGACGTCGCATTGATCGTTTCCGTTCCCATGTTCGTGCGTCCCATGGCTCCGGGTTCCGTGGTCCAACCCGGCGACTGGACCTACAGCGACGTGAACATGGCCGCCTGGCCACGCGGCGTGGTAACCGACGACAAGGCGCTGGCCGGGTCCCGGATCGTCCGGCAGGCGCGCGCGGGCGAACCCATCCCGCCAGACGCCCTGCAGTCCGGCGCCCGCATGGCGTCAGGGGATCCAGTGCAAGTGGTCTTGATCGGGCCGGGTTTCACTATCAAGGCAGCCGGCAAGCTTCTTCAGCAGGCCACCCCCGGCCAGTCCACGCGCGTGCAACTGGAGTCCGGGCGCACGGTGGCGGGCACCATGCGCGACGGCCGCGAGATCGAGGTCAACCTGTAA
- the flgB gene encoding flagellar basal body rod protein FlgB — MISRLSDELRFNAQSLELRAQRQEVLSANLANAETPNFKAQDFNFSDALRSATGAGNGPSVPPVQMATTNTRHLSGDGSVGIPVALQYRTPTQAAIDGNTVDPDLERTQFTDNAMRYDASLRMLNGQIQTLQRAIQGN, encoded by the coding sequence GTGATCAGCCGTCTAAGTGATGAATTGCGCTTCAACGCGCAATCGCTCGAGTTGCGCGCGCAGCGCCAGGAAGTGTTGTCCGCCAACCTGGCTAACGCCGAAACGCCCAATTTCAAGGCGCAGGACTTCAATTTCAGCGATGCCTTGCGATCTGCCACGGGTGCCGGCAACGGGCCGTCCGTCCCGCCGGTACAGATGGCGACGACCAACACCCGCCACTTGAGCGGCGATGGCAGCGTCGGCATTCCCGTGGCCCTGCAATACCGCACGCCCACCCAGGCCGCGATCGATGGCAACACCGTCGACCCCGATCTGGAGCGCACCCAGTTCACCGACAACGCGATGCGGTATGACGCGTCGCTGCGCATGCTGAATGGTCAGATCCAGACCCTGCAGCGCGCCATCCAGGGCAACTAA
- the flgC gene encoding flagellar basal body rod protein FlgC, which translates to MSLNKAFEIAGSALTANSQRLNTVASNMANAESVSGPDGEVYRARKVVFESYLVPGAASGGQGVRVREVMTDPAPAKRLYDPQHPMADGEGYISMPNVEIVDEMVDMIAASRAYQTNVEVMNTAKTLMQKTLSLGS; encoded by the coding sequence ATGTCCCTCAACAAGGCATTCGAAATCGCCGGCTCGGCGCTGACCGCGAACAGCCAGCGCCTGAATACGGTGGCCAGCAACATGGCCAACGCCGAAAGCGTCAGCGGCCCCGATGGCGAAGTCTATCGCGCTCGCAAGGTAGTGTTCGAGTCCTACCTCGTGCCAGGCGCCGCCTCGGGCGGGCAGGGCGTGCGCGTCCGCGAAGTCATGACGGATCCGGCGCCTGCCAAGCGGCTGTATGACCCGCAACACCCCATGGCCGATGGCGAAGGCTATATCAGCATGCCCAACGTCGAGATCGTCGACGAAATGGTGGACATGATCGCCGCGTCGCGGGCGTACCAGACGAACGTCGAAGTCATGAACACCGCCAAGACATTGATGCAAAAAACGCTGTCGCTAGGCAGCTAA
- a CDS encoding flagellar hook assembly protein FlgD, which produces MAVSNVSNVSSTDNQSTSSLAATSAKELSDRFLTMLTAQMRNQDPLNPLDNAQLTSQMAQISTVTGISQLNTTMQWLGYSMGSLQATQATSLIGRQVLATGNTLTLDEGKGTIGYTVAADADSAKLQVYDKDKNVVATLPLQGNTVGTHTFEWDGKTADGKTVPDGAYTFDVMLTQADKSAKAATLDVKEVAAVRPSSNGTVVLDSKGASINLADVYQVW; this is translated from the coding sequence ATGGCCGTTTCGAACGTTTCCAACGTCAGCAGTACCGATAACCAGTCCACGTCCAGCCTTGCCGCCACCAGCGCCAAGGAACTGTCCGATCGTTTCCTGACGATGCTGACCGCGCAGATGCGCAATCAGGATCCGCTGAATCCGCTGGACAACGCGCAGTTGACCTCGCAGATGGCGCAGATCAGTACCGTGACGGGCATCAGCCAGCTCAACACGACCATGCAGTGGCTGGGCTACAGCATGGGTTCGCTGCAAGCAACGCAGGCCACGTCGCTGATCGGCCGCCAGGTGCTGGCCACCGGCAACACGCTTACCCTCGACGAAGGGAAGGGCACCATCGGCTACACGGTAGCTGCCGATGCGGACAGCGCGAAGCTGCAGGTCTACGACAAGGACAAGAACGTCGTGGCGACCCTGCCGCTTCAAGGCAATACGGTTGGCACGCACACCTTCGAATGGGACGGCAAGACCGCCGATGGCAAGACCGTGCCCGATGGCGCCTACACGTTCGACGTCATGCTGACGCAGGCGGACAAGTCCGCCAAGGCCGCGACGCTCGACGTCAAGGAAGTGGCCGCCGTGCGTCCGTCGTCCAACGGCACGGTCGTGCTCGATTCCAAGGGCGCCTCGATCAACCTGGCCGACGTCTACCAGGTCTGGTAA
- the flgE gene encoding flagellar hook protein FlgE → MSFQQALSGLNAAAKNLDVIGNNVANANTIGFKGGRAEFADVYAASVVQSTASQSGIGTKVAAVTQQFTQGSITTTSNPYDVAISGNGFFRMDSQGATVYTRNGQFHRDDAGYLVNAEGLKLTGYSVNANGQVVTAQPQPLQLVVNSIEAKATTKATQSVILDSRKPAIADNVAFDKNNSDTFTDANSMSLYDSLGNSHLLSVYYRKTDAGEWDTYYSFDGGEAKKVASMQFNTSGQLMSIDGNVDKLQPTITIPAAQMTTGAADLTFTYDMSKTTQTGQAFSTNTQTQDGYTSGRLTGFSIDETGSLLASYSNQQSRVQGQIALGMFNNPTGLASIGGNNFAETAASGTPRLGSPGSSDFGTVRSGALEEANIDLTAELVNMITAQRGYQANAQTIKTQDSIMQTIVNLR, encoded by the coding sequence ATGAGCTTTCAACAAGCACTGAGCGGACTGAACGCCGCCGCAAAGAACCTCGACGTGATCGGCAACAACGTTGCGAACGCGAACACCATCGGCTTCAAGGGCGGCCGTGCCGAATTTGCTGACGTGTACGCGGCCAGCGTGGTCCAGTCCACAGCATCGCAGTCGGGTATCGGCACCAAGGTGGCGGCAGTCACGCAGCAGTTCACCCAAGGCAGCATCACGACCACGAGCAATCCGTACGACGTCGCCATCTCGGGCAACGGCTTCTTCCGCATGGATAGCCAGGGCGCGACCGTCTACACCCGCAACGGGCAATTCCATCGCGACGACGCCGGCTATCTTGTCAACGCCGAAGGCCTTAAGTTGACCGGCTATTCGGTCAACGCGAACGGCCAGGTCGTCACCGCGCAGCCACAGCCCCTGCAGCTCGTCGTGAACTCGATCGAAGCCAAGGCAACAACCAAGGCAACGCAAAGCGTGATCCTCGATTCGCGCAAGCCGGCAATTGCCGACAACGTCGCGTTCGACAAGAATAACTCCGACACTTTCACTGACGCGAACTCGATGAGCCTGTACGACTCGCTTGGCAATTCGCATCTGTTGTCGGTGTACTACCGCAAGACTGACGCGGGTGAATGGGACACGTACTACTCATTCGACGGCGGCGAAGCGAAAAAGGTCGCCAGCATGCAGTTCAACACCAGCGGTCAGCTGATGTCCATCGACGGCAACGTCGATAAATTGCAGCCCACCATCACGATTCCTGCTGCCCAGATGACGACGGGCGCCGCCGATTTGACGTTCACCTACGACATGTCGAAGACAACGCAGACCGGCCAGGCCTTCAGCACGAACACCCAAACGCAGGACGGCTACACGTCCGGCCGCCTGACCGGCTTCAGCATCGACGAGACCGGCTCGCTGCTCGCCAGCTATTCCAACCAGCAGTCGCGCGTGCAGGGTCAGATTGCCCTGGGCATGTTCAACAACCCGACCGGGCTCGCGTCCATCGGCGGCAACAACTTTGCCGAGACCGCGGCATCGGGCACGCCGCGTCTGGGTTCGCCGGGCAGCAGCGACTTCGGCACCGTACGTTCCGGCGCGCTGGAAGAAGCCAACATCGACCTGACGGCCGAGCTTGTCAACATGATCACTGCGCAGCGCGGCTACCAGGCCAACGCGCAAACGATCAAGACGCAAGACTCGATCATGCAGACCATCGTCAACCTGCGTTAA
- a CDS encoding flagellar basal body rod protein FlgF, translating into MDRALFIAATGARELMRRQDVQTNNLSNAMTPGFRAEVAAQRTAPVIGGAGLPTRAYAVESTPGADLAPGAMIATGRTLDVAVQGEGWFVVRSNDGTEAFTRSGSFQQSADGALVDNAGRPVIGSNNQPVVLPVNSRVEINEDGSISSIPNDDRIQAAIVGDLKLVNPPAASVTRGGDGLFRLTAGGVAPNVDGVRVAGGMIEGSNVNSVETMVTMISAARHFDMQVQMMQKTDQNQQAATQILSLS; encoded by the coding sequence ATGGACCGCGCCCTTTTCATCGCTGCCACCGGAGCGCGCGAACTCATGCGTCGCCAGGATGTGCAGACGAACAATCTGTCCAACGCGATGACGCCCGGGTTCCGCGCCGAAGTGGCCGCGCAGCGCACTGCGCCGGTAATCGGTGGCGCCGGTCTGCCGACACGTGCGTATGCCGTCGAATCGACGCCGGGTGCCGATCTCGCGCCTGGCGCGATGATCGCCACGGGTCGCACGCTGGACGTTGCGGTGCAGGGCGAGGGCTGGTTCGTGGTGCGGTCGAATGACGGCACCGAAGCCTTCACGCGCTCGGGCAGCTTCCAGCAGTCCGCCGACGGCGCCCTGGTCGACAACGCGGGCCGTCCGGTCATCGGGTCGAACAATCAGCCGGTGGTCCTGCCGGTCAACAGCCGAGTCGAAATCAACGAAGACGGTTCGATTTCGTCGATTCCAAACGACGACCGCATTCAGGCCGCGATTGTGGGTGACCTGAAACTGGTCAATCCGCCGGCAGCCAGTGTGACCCGCGGCGGTGACGGACTGTTCCGGCTGACAGCGGGTGGCGTGGCGCCGAACGTGGACGGCGTTCGCGTGGCGGGGGGCATGATCGAAGGCAGCAACGTCAATTCGGTCGAGACCATGGTCACCATGATTTCGGCAGCGCGCCACTTCGACATGCAAGTGCAAATGATGCAGAAGACCGATCAGAACCAGCAGGCGGCAACACAGATCCTGTCCCTGAGCTGA